The sequence TAAAATTCCCCCCATCCACAATAATGTTGTGCGAGCATTTTTCCATTCCGGCGGTTTAAAAACTAACACGCCATCAGAAATTGCTTCAACCCCCGTTAAAGCGGTACATCCGGCTGCAAAGGCGCGTAAAATTAAGAATAAACTTAAGGGTTGACTAACAGGAAGTACGGGAACCGTTGCTATTACCTGACCTGTTGAGTATTTATAAAAACCTAAACCCATTAACACAAACACACTGACAATAAAACTATAGGTTGGGATCATAAAAATCCGTCCCGCTTCCTTAACACCGCGCAAATTCGCAACCATTAACAACACCACCGCAATTAAACACAGTTCAATAGTGTAGCCATCAAGAGCAGGAATAGCAGAAGTTAGGGCGGCAATTCCGGCCGAAATACTAACTGTAACCGTCAGAATATAATCAATTAATAATGAAGCGGCGGCGACTAACCCAGCATGAAGTCCTAGGTTTTCTTTCGCTACTAAATAGGCACTTCCTCCTTGCGGATAAGCACGAATCGTTTGACGATAGGATAAGGTAATTACAAATAACAGTAAAATAATACCCCCCGCAATAGGTAAAGATAGTCCTAAAGAACGACTTCCCGCAGCGACTAAAACCAATAAAATTTCCTCCGTTGCATAGGCCACAGAGGATAACGCATCGGACGCTAAAATGGCTAAGGCTGCAAAATTGGTCAGGCGTTCATGACTATAGGCACTGGTGGGTAACGGTTTACCCAGTAGAAAACGATTAATTTGAGATAGGGTGAACATAGATCCTTAAAACGGTAAACTTAGGTTCAATCTAAAACCTAATGATTAAGGTATTCTACAGGATAGGAAATCTATTTCTAAGGTTCAAGTCATCTGCTTAACAATTCTGCCAATGGACTGAGCTTTAATCGACCAGAATCATCGATAGAGGTTAGACTGAGGATCAGAAAAATTTAACGAAGATTAAAACATCAAAATTGAATTAAAGCTATATAATTTCTTAATAACTTGGACAGTCGAAGACAATGATTGGCCCTCAATCCTAAATTGATTGAATTGATTTGAGCATTTCATGAATCCTAAACCTGACTGGCTGAAATTATTATTGATTGCCTTAGTGATTCCAACCTTGGTTTTAAATGGTTGGGTCTTATTGCTCACGTTAGAATACTTTAAGTCTATCATTCATATTTTTGTAACGGCAATTTTATTATCTTTTCTCTTAGATTATCCAGTCCAAAAACTGCAACGATATGGCCTGCAACGAACAACAGCCATTTTAGCCGTATTATTGATTACCTTGATGATTTTGGGAGTTTTAGGAATCACCTTGTTTCCGATTATTATTCAACAGTTTAATACCTTAATCGAACGTCTTCCCAGTTGGATTGAGTCAGGAAACCAACAAATTAAAACCTTTGAAGCTTGGGCAATTAGTCGGAATATCCCCGTTAATGTTGGAGGAGTAACCGTTCAACTTTTGGAACGCTTATCCAGTCAAGTTCAAACCTTAGGAGGAGATGTAATTGGAGGAGTTTTAACCGTTTTTGGTCGAGTATTAGATGTTGTGATCATTGCAGCTATGACCTTTTATCTGTTATTACATGGAGAGTCACTTTGGGATGATTTCTATCAACTATTTCCCACTAAAATTCGGGTTCCGGTTCGTCGTACCTTAAGAAAAAATTTTAAGAATTATTTTATCGGTCAAGCCTCCGTTGCTGGACTATTAGGAGGATTCATGACCTTAGCATTCTTCATTATTAAGGTTCCCTTTGGATTGTTATTTGGAATGGTTATTGGGGTGATGGCTTTCTTTCCCTTTGGAGGAAGTTTAGGGATTATTTTGGTTTGCTTTTTAGTGGCTTTAAATAGTATTTGGTTGGGAGTAAAAGTGTTAATTACAGCGATTATTGTTGATCAAATTGTAGAAAATGGAATTGCCCCACGCCTCCTAGGAACATTTACCGGATTAAACCCCGTTTTGATTTTAATTTCCCTTTTAATTGGTGCTAGAGTGGCAGGTTTTCTCGGATTAATTGTTGCTGTTCCCCTAGCCAGTTTTTTCAAATCCTTAATCGGAATACTACAAACCCCCTCCTCTGAAGCTTTTTAGATATTTGCCAATTTTCTATCTTTTTTATTCATTAAAATTAACCATGAAAAAACATTTAATCATTTTCACTCGCTATCCTGAACCTGGTAAAACCAAAAGCCGATTAATTCCTATTTTAGGAGAAAAAGGTGCCGCTAATTTGCATCGTCACATGACCGAAAAAACCCTGATTACAGTCCGAGAATTACAAGCATTAGATCCCCTATCCATAGAAGTTCGATTTACCGGGGGAAATTTAGATGTAATGCAGAATTGGTTAGGATCGGATTTAATTTATGATGCTCAATGTTTTGGGAATTTAGGCGATCGCATGAGAAACGCTTTTGAAACAGCATTTCATGAAGAAAAAACCCATATTATTATGGTGGGAACAGATTGCCCCTTTTTAACCGTTGATATTTTAGTTCAAGGATTTAAAGCTTTAGAAGATCATGCAGTTGTTCTAGGGCCAGCAAAAGATGGGGGATATTATTTAATTGGATTAAACCATTATATCCCCGAACTTTTTCAAGATATTCCTTGGGGAACTTCAAAGGTTTTTAAAACAACCATCAAGTGTTGTCAAACCCTGAATTTATCCGTGAGTGAATTACCCCTTTTATCAGATATTGATCGTCCTGAAGATTTAGAGTCTATGGAATTTATTGCTTTAAAGGAAATAGAGAATAAAAGAGTTGATTTTTAATCTTTAGTCCGTTAAAATCCTTAATTTTTAATCAAAAAATCTATGGAACTAATAGAACAGACTTCAACTCAACTGCTTCTTAAAGACTCCAGCACAAGAGTTTTGCTTATTAGATTGGTTTGTACTCCATTTTTAATGTTTGGAATTCTGGGATTATTTATCGTTATTACTGAAAAAGTATTTCCCAGTTTGTTTATTATTTTTTGTTTGTTGGTCGGAATTTTAGGCGTTTTTTTTACCTCTCATCAAACTATTTATTTAGATAAAAATCAAAACAAATTAACCCTGAAAACTAAAAGATTATTCGGAACAAAAAAAGCAGAATATCCCCTTGATAATCTCAATATTAGGGTGCAAAGGACTTCTTTCCAAGTCAAAACCTATTCTTCAATTTTAATCAGTCAAAAAGAACCCATTTATATTGTTGTTTTAGAAATCCCTTCTGCTGGTAAAACTATCAAGATTTCTAGTAATTATAGTTTACTTCAAAATCAAGCCCTTGAAATCGCTAATCAAATCCGTACTTTTCTCGATATGCCTCCATAAACATTCTTTCAAGCTCAAATTTCTGCTAATCCTCAAACATCCCTACTGGGGGACAAGGGGACAAGGGGACAAGGAGACAAGGGGACGGGGGGATGAGGGGACGGGGGGATGAGGGGGAGCAGGGGGACGGGTGTAATAGCCAAGTGTTTATTGTCAACCGTTAACTTCCATAGATTGTTCCTGCATAAACCTAAGTAATCTGGGATGATGGAAAGAGGATTTTTCTATAGTGTCATCCTATACCGGAACTATTTGTGAGGCGAATGATATGGAGGTTAATGAATTATTAAAGCGTTATACAGAGGGAGAGCGGTTGTTTCGAGCCGTTAGCCTAGTTGGAGTGGATTTAAGTGGGATTGATCTCAGTGAAGCCATTATTGCCCGGGCTAACCTGGAAAATACATCCTTTATTGGCGCCAATTTAACAGGGGTCAATTTTCGAGAAACAAAGTTTATGGGGGTTGACTTCACCGACACGAACTTGAGTGATGCGAACTTAATTGGCAGCTATTTGAGTGATACGAAGTTTAACCGAACAAACTTGACCGGGGCGAGTTTACGGGGGTCTTCTTCCAAAAATGTTACCTTAACTCAAGCGAATCTCACCGAAGCTAACCTCACCGAAGCCAATTTCAGCCAAGCCAATTTTGTTGGTGCCAATCTAACCCATGCTACGTTAGTCCGAACAAATTTGATGAAAGCCAATCTCACCGGAGCCATTTTAGAAAGTGCTAACCTAACCAACGTGATTATGCGAGAAACCACCTTGGAAGGAGCCAACTTAACAAATGCAACCCTGAGTGGGGGAATGATGATTGGAGCTAACTTTCATGAAGCGGATTTAACACGAGTGACAATGATTGGGGCGGATTTAAGTGAAGCTAACTTGAGTGAAGCCAACCTGCGAGGAGCTAACGTGACTTGGACAACCTTACGCGGGGCGAATATGAGTCGAGCTAGACTCTACCGCACAAAATTATCTTGGTCAAATTTAAGTGGTGTAAATCTGATTGAAGCGATTATGATTGATACTAAATTAGATCGAGCGAATTTAAGAGATGCAGATATGAGAGGTGCGATTTTACCCAATAAGTAGGCGGTGAATTCTGTGCCAATGCAGTCCATTATCAATTCTCAAGAACTGTTATATCGTTATTTAGCTGGAGAACGAGATTTCCAGAATGCGAACTTGATTGGTGCTTCTCTGCATCAAGTGAATTTAGTGGGGGCTAATCTGGCTGGAGCATCTTTAGCCCGGGCTGATTTAACACGGGCTTTGCTCCATGAAATTAACTTGACTAATGCCTTTTTGTATGGTAGTAATTTAAGTTTTGTTAAGTTAGGAAAAGGGCAATTAAAAAATGCTGATTTGACAAAAGCAAACCTAGAAGGGGCGTTTTTAGTCAAGTCGGAGATGAGTGGCGTTAAGCTTAGTGGTGCTATTTTGCGGGGAGTTAATCTCCGGGCTGCTAATTTGCAGGGTGTCAATTTATGCGGTGCTAATCTTTATGGTGTAAATTTACGCGGCGCTAATTTAACCAAAGCCAATTTAAACTGGGCAAATTTGAGCCAAGCTAAATTAAGTGGGGCGATTCTTCAAGAAACCCAAATGACAGGAATTAATTTGAGTTCTGCCCATTTAATTGAGGTTAATCTTCAAGGATT comes from Planktothrix sp. FACHB-1365 and encodes:
- a CDS encoding AI-2E family transporter — its product is MNPKPDWLKLLLIALVIPTLVLNGWVLLLTLEYFKSIIHIFVTAILLSFLLDYPVQKLQRYGLQRTTAILAVLLITLMILGVLGITLFPIIIQQFNTLIERLPSWIESGNQQIKTFEAWAISRNIPVNVGGVTVQLLERLSSQVQTLGGDVIGGVLTVFGRVLDVVIIAAMTFYLLLHGESLWDDFYQLFPTKIRVPVRRTLRKNFKNYFIGQASVAGLLGGFMTLAFFIIKVPFGLLFGMVIGVMAFFPFGGSLGIILVCFLVALNSIWLGVKVLITAIIVDQIVENGIAPRLLGTFTGLNPVLILISLLIGARVAGFLGLIVAVPLASFFKSLIGILQTPSSEAF
- a CDS encoding TIGR04282 family arsenosugar biosynthesis glycosyltransferase, encoding MKKHLIIFTRYPEPGKTKSRLIPILGEKGAANLHRHMTEKTLITVRELQALDPLSIEVRFTGGNLDVMQNWLGSDLIYDAQCFGNLGDRMRNAFETAFHEEKTHIIMVGTDCPFLTVDILVQGFKALEDHAVVLGPAKDGGYYLIGLNHYIPELFQDIPWGTSKVFKTTIKCCQTLNLSVSELPLLSDIDRPEDLESMEFIALKEIENKRVDF
- a CDS encoding pentapeptide repeat-containing protein, which encodes MEVNELLKRYTEGERLFRAVSLVGVDLSGIDLSEAIIARANLENTSFIGANLTGVNFRETKFMGVDFTDTNLSDANLIGSYLSDTKFNRTNLTGASLRGSSSKNVTLTQANLTEANLTEANFSQANFVGANLTHATLVRTNLMKANLTGAILESANLTNVIMRETTLEGANLTNATLSGGMMIGANFHEADLTRVTMIGADLSEANLSEANLRGANVTWTTLRGANMSRARLYRTKLSWSNLSGVNLIEAIMIDTKLDRANLRDADMRGAILPNK
- a CDS encoding pentapeptide repeat-containing protein; amino-acid sequence: MQSIINSQELLYRYLAGERDFQNANLIGASLHQVNLVGANLAGASLARADLTRALLHEINLTNAFLYGSNLSFVKLGKGQLKNADLTKANLEGAFLVKSEMSGVKLSGAILRGVNLRAANLQGVNLCGANLYGVNLRGANLTKANLNWANLSQAKLSGAILQETQMTGINLSSAHLIEVNLQGFDLSGVNFAQAVMTRINLQESDLMAANLSQAQLKQANLQQAQLQDANLVEAQLFQANLTDAVLMRADLSQASLTYATLLRSNLNLATLRKADLRAADLRNAYLWKADLSEANLEGANLSGASLRGANLQGVNLRNVNLAGATLPNGTLHAV